The following are encoded together in the Deinococcus soli (ex Cha et al. 2016) genome:
- a CDS encoding alpha/beta fold hydrolase → MPTIQTKHAHAPQTELYYETYGQGRPVVLIHGWPLSGRMWEGQIDALRHAGYQVVSYDRRGFGQSGKTATGYTYDVFASDLKDLLEALNLTDVTLVGFSMGGGEVSRYAGLYGTDRVRSAMLVASVAPYLLKTADNPDGGMTHEDVEGMVKQVAQNRPQFLAGFTKKFLNWDENGAKLGDEFLDFAAAMYMQASPVATQECVRAFGETDFRADLARLTVPTLVVHGDKDQIVPLAASGQRVPQYAPNAELHVMTGAPHGLNATHNDEFNKILLDFVAR, encoded by the coding sequence ATGCCCACGATTCAGACGAAGCACGCCCACGCCCCGCAGACCGAGCTGTACTACGAAACCTATGGCCAGGGACGCCCGGTCGTGCTCATCCATGGCTGGCCGCTGTCGGGCCGCATGTGGGAAGGGCAGATCGACGCGCTGCGCCATGCCGGGTATCAGGTCGTGTCGTACGACCGCCGCGGCTTCGGCCAGAGCGGCAAGACCGCCACCGGTTACACGTACGACGTGTTTGCCAGTGATCTGAAGGACCTGCTGGAGGCACTGAACCTGACCGACGTGACGCTGGTGGGCTTCAGCATGGGTGGGGGCGAGGTTAGCCGCTACGCCGGGCTGTACGGCACGGACCGCGTGCGCAGCGCGATGCTGGTGGCGTCCGTCGCGCCTTACCTGCTCAAGACTGCGGACAACCCTGATGGCGGCATGACCCACGAGGATGTGGAGGGCATGGTGAAGCAGGTGGCGCAGAACCGCCCGCAGTTCCTGGCCGGATTTACGAAGAAGTTCCTGAACTGGGACGAGAACGGCGCGAAGCTGGGCGACGAGTTCCTGGATTTCGCGGCGGCGATGTACATGCAGGCGTCCCCGGTGGCGACGCAGGAGTGCGTGCGGGCCTTCGGCGAGACGGACTTCCGCGCAGACCTGGCGCGGCTGACCGTGCCGACGCTCGTCGTGCACGGTGACAAGGACCAGATCGTGCCGCTCGCGGCGAGCGGACAGCGCGTGCCGCAGTACGCGCCGAACGCCGAGTTGCACGTGATGACGGGTGCGCCGCACGGCCTGAACGCCACGCACAACGACGAGTTCAACAAGATCCTGCTGGACTTCGTGGCCCGCTGA
- a CDS encoding alpha-amylase family protein translates to MPQPALSRTLMTGALRAAFDDDRDADTFALRLDRYGPELIASLQAVYGEQAEPLLAGLLEVMLHAYHTRPADLKRLDEARLLTPDWLQRPDTVGYVAYTDRFAGTLKGVQGHLPYLEELGVTYLHLMPLLKPRPGENDGGYAVQDYRAVRDDLGSMDDLSALAADLRARGMSLVLDLVLNHVAQEHEWAQRARAGDPTYRAYFHIYPDRTEPDAYERTLPEVFPDFAPGNFTWDAAAQGWVWTTFNTYQWDLNWSNPDVLREFVDIILHLANRGVEVFRLDAIAFLWKRLGTDCQNQPEVHHLTRALRACARIVAPAVAFKAEAIVAPADLIHYLGTRDHHGKVSDMAYHNSLMVQLWSSLASRDTRLFTQALSAFPPKPTNTTWGVYVRCHDDIGWAISDADTNAVGLSGPGHRHFLSDFYSGEYPGTFARGLVFQFNPQTGDRRISGTLASLAGLEAALDTGHPQAVDHAVRRILLLHAVILAFGGVPLLYMGDELAFLNDHAFADTPEHAADNRWVHRPRMDWTRAQDAARDAGTPHGRVNAGLRHLIHVRRALPHLHASIESRPLPSPDPCVLLLRRDHPQGTFLGVYNFSEHTIQFPAHVLRDVLGEHAVDHVAGSAFSFGGQPVLLEPYRALWLTAGTGPLG, encoded by the coding sequence ATGCCTCAACCTGCCCTTTCCCGGACGCTGATGACCGGGGCGCTACGCGCCGCCTTCGACGACGACCGCGACGCCGACACCTTCGCGCTGCGCCTCGACCGCTACGGCCCGGAACTGATCGCCAGCCTGCAGGCCGTATACGGCGAGCAGGCTGAGCCCCTGCTGGCCGGGCTGCTGGAGGTCATGCTGCACGCCTACCACACCCGCCCCGCCGACCTGAAACGGCTGGATGAGGCCCGGCTGCTGACCCCCGACTGGCTCCAGCGCCCCGACACCGTCGGGTACGTGGCCTACACCGACCGCTTCGCGGGCACCCTGAAGGGCGTGCAGGGCCACCTCCCGTACCTGGAGGAGCTGGGCGTCACGTACCTGCACCTCATGCCACTGCTCAAACCCCGGCCCGGCGAGAACGATGGCGGGTACGCCGTGCAGGACTACCGCGCCGTGCGGGACGACCTGGGCAGCATGGACGACCTCTCGGCGCTGGCCGCCGACCTCCGGGCGCGCGGCATGAGCCTCGTGCTCGATCTGGTGCTCAACCACGTGGCGCAGGAACACGAGTGGGCACAGAGGGCCCGCGCGGGCGATCCCACCTACCGCGCGTACTTCCATATCTATCCCGACCGCACCGAACCGGACGCCTACGAGCGCACCCTGCCGGAGGTCTTCCCGGACTTCGCACCCGGCAACTTCACCTGGGACGCCGCCGCGCAGGGCTGGGTCTGGACGACCTTCAACACCTACCAGTGGGACCTGAACTGGTCGAACCCCGACGTGCTGCGCGAGTTCGTGGACATCATCCTGCACCTCGCCAACCGCGGCGTGGAGGTCTTCCGGCTGGACGCCATCGCGTTCCTGTGGAAGCGGCTGGGCACCGACTGCCAGAACCAGCCCGAGGTGCACCACCTCACCCGCGCGCTGCGTGCCTGCGCCCGCATCGTGGCGCCCGCCGTGGCCTTCAAGGCCGAGGCGATCGTGGCGCCCGCCGACCTGATCCACTACCTGGGCACCCGGGACCACCACGGGAAGGTCAGTGACATGGCGTACCACAACTCGCTGATGGTGCAGCTCTGGAGCAGCCTCGCCAGCCGCGACACGCGCCTGTTCACGCAGGCCCTGTCCGCCTTCCCGCCCAAACCCACGAACACCACCTGGGGCGTGTACGTCCGCTGCCACGACGACATCGGCTGGGCGATCAGCGACGCCGACACGAACGCCGTGGGCCTCAGCGGGCCCGGGCACCGGCACTTCCTGTCGGACTTCTACAGCGGCGAGTATCCGGGGACCTTCGCGCGCGGGCTGGTCTTCCAGTTCAACCCGCAGACCGGGGACCGCCGCATCAGCGGCACGCTCGCCAGCCTCGCCGGACTGGAGGCCGCGCTGGACACCGGCCACCCGCAGGCCGTGGATCACGCCGTGCGGCGCATCCTGCTGCTGCACGCCGTCATCCTGGCGTTTGGCGGTGTGCCGCTGCTGTACATGGGCGACGAACTGGCCTTCCTGAACGACCACGCGTTCGCGGACACGCCCGAGCACGCCGCCGACAACCGCTGGGTGCACCGTCCCCGCATGGACTGGACCCGCGCGCAGGACGCCGCCCGCGACGCGGGCACCCCGCACGGCCGCGTGAACGCCGGACTGCGCCACCTGATCCACGTGCGGCGGGCGCTGCCGCACCTGCACGCCAGCATCGAGAGCCGCCCCCTGCCCAGCCCCGACCCCTGCGTGCTGCTGCTGCGCCGCGACCACCCGCAGGGCACGTTCCTGGGCGTGTACAACTTCAGCGAGCACACCATCCAGTTCCCCGCCCACGTCCTGCGGGACGTGCTGGGCGAGCACGCCGTGGATCACGTCGCGGGCAGCGCCTTCAGTTTCGGCGGGCAGCCCGTCCTGCTCGAACCCTACCGGGCGCTGTGGCTGACCGCCGGGACCGGCCCGCTGGGCTGA